The genomic region TGGAACGAGCAGCGTTATCCGCGCTGCTGCTGAAGCCGGGGGAGCGGATATTCTCATCAACAATGCAGGCACCGGCTCGAACGAGACTGTCATGGAGGCCGATGACGAAAAGTGGCAATTCTACTTCGACCTGCATGTCATGGCTGCCGTTCGGCTTGCCAGAGGTCTTGCGCCTCAAATGCGGGAAAAGGGCGGCGGCGTGATCCTGCACAATGCGTCCATATGCGCCGTGCAGCCGCTTTGGTACGAGCCCATCTACAATGTCACCAAGGCGGCATTGATGATGTTTTCGAAGACACTTTCCACCGAATTGATCCCGCAGAACATCCGCGTGAACTGCGTTAATCCCGGCCTCGTCCTGACGCCGGATTGGATCAAGACCGCCAAGCAGCTCACTGCCGATAAGGGTGGCGACTGGCAGGCTTACCTCGACTCCGTGGCCAACGAACATGCTCCCATCAAAAGGTTCGCCACTCCACAGGAAGCCGCCGACTTTTTCGTTTTCCTGTGCTCGGAACGGGCGAGCTATTCGGTCGGCTCGACCTATTTCGTCGATGGCGGAATGCTGAAGTCTATGTGAGTTTCGGCCTATCTCGGCCGCACGATCAGCCTATGTGCGGCCGGGCATTGTCGGCGCTCGCGGAAGGTGGCGGGTGTGCAGAGCCCTCCGACTGTCATTGATCGCAGCGCAACTGCCCGAGGCAACGACAAGGGGTATCATGCGGATCGCCGAAGCTCCCCAACACACCGATCATCCAGCCGGCGCTTCCTCCTTCTCGGAATGGCGCTCGGAAAGAAAGTCGCCCAGCCCTTTCAGTCCATCGATGTGCTCGCAAAACGTATTCACCGCAACGAGCAACGGCACAGCGACAAGCATGCCCACGGCCGACCACAGCCACGCCCAAAAGGACACGGCAATGAAGACGACCACGGTGTTCAGGCGGAGGCTTCGTCCGATGAAATAGGGTGTGATCAACTGGCCCTCGATGCTCGTCAAGCCCAGATAGAGGACGCCGACAGCAAGCGCCCAGCCAGGCACGTCGAACGAAACCAGTGCGACGCTCATGGCGACAAGAATGCCCGCGAATGCACCGAGATAGGGAACGTAGTTGAGAAGGAACGCAAGCACCCCGAAAATGATGGGGCTGGGCATGCCGACAGCCCAAAGCAGCAGCGCAACGGCAACTCCAAGCCCGCCATTGATGATCGTGATCGTCAACAGATAGCGCGAGAGCTTGCGCTCGATATCGTGGGCGATGCGCATCGCCCGCTTCTTGTCCTTGAACGTCGGCATGACATGGACGAGCTTTTCATAGAACATGTCTCCTGACGCCAGAAGGAACAGGAGCAGGATCAGCGTGAAGATGAACTGTGCCATCGCTGCGGGAGCAAAGAGAGCAGCGTTTGCGATCATGCTGCTGTCGCGGACCTCGACCTGCTGAACGTCGGCCGAGTGGCTGCGGGTCAATTCCCCGAGGCGGGTCGCGGCATCCATGATCCCTGAAAAGGTGCTGGAAAGACCGCTGAGCTTGCTTTGCACATCCCTCTGGATCTGGGGCGCGCGCTCCATCCATCCGCTGACGGGAATGGCCAGAGCGCCTATGAGGGCGAGAAACCCGAAAAACAGAAAGGCGACGATCACAAGCGATGTCAGTGTCGAAGACACACCACGCCGGTCAAAGAATCTTCTGATCGGCCCGAAGACCATCGCGAGCAAAAATGCCAACACGATGGGCACCAGGAACTCTTTCGCGCTGCTCAACGTAAAGACTGAGCCGTACAGGAAGAGGCCAATGATTGCCCATCTCGGGGCGGCGCGAACGGCGGAGGCTTTCGAGCCATCTCCGCGGTCCTCTGGCAACATGTTCACGTCTGACAAATCATTCCCCCAATGCCGGTGGACTACAGCGTAGCCGACGAGGGTGAAGTGGCGCGGCTGTCACAAAAGGCAATCGAACCAGAAAGGCATTTGGGGCCAGTCGCGGCGAGAGCTTGCGAACGCCCGATACGGCAAAGGTCTTCCTCGGCTATCTCGGAAGGACGGGCACAACTGCAACGCGACCACGGACATCATGACCGCGTGCTGCTCGTATGGCCAATCGCCAGCCCCAAGCGTCCTGGTCGTTCCGTATCGGTCAGTTAGCCCCCAAATAGATTGTAACTTCTCTGCCCTCCATCCAATCGGGAACGCATAAGCCCGAGGGACGTTAGCAAGCGCAAATGGAGGACTACAAATGAACAAGATAATTCTGACAGCAGCACTTCTGATGGTTTCAACTTCGGCCTTTGCCCAGTCGGCCGCCGAAAGCACAGGCGTCAATTCGCTCATGGGCAACGCTCCGAAGACGGAAGACTTTGTCACCGAAGCGGCCACCAGTGATATGTTCGAGATCGCTTCGAGCAAATTGGCCGTTGAAAAGGCCGATCCCGCCACGAAGGCATTCGCCCAGCAGATGATTGCCGACCACACCAAGACCTCGGCCGAGATGAAGGCGATGGTCGATTCCGGCAAAGTGAAAGCCGCAATCCCGGCCGCGATGACGTCCTCGCAGCAAGGCATGCTGGACAAGCTCAACGGCCTGCAGGGTGACGAATTTACCAAGCAGTACCATTCCGACCAGGTCTCGGCCCACAAGGATGCAGTTGACCTGTTCAAGCGCTACGGCGACGGCGGCGACAATGCCGACCTGAAGACATGGGCGGCGACCACACGCCCTGCGTTGGAGCATCATCTCATGATGGCGCAGGACTTGAACAAGTAGTCACGGACTGGGCGGCGGACTTACCGTCGCCCGGCCACAATTCGGGCAAACCACAAAGAAAATGCCGCAAGTCATTATTGCGGCATTTTCGAATCCCTACAGTGCGCCGCCAGTGACCGGGTTCACGATCGGCCTCTCGCTTTCGTCTTTTGCCCCTGCAGGCTGAACCAAGGGCGGAGCCATCGATTCCTCGTCGCCGAACTTCTCGGAGTCCGCGATCGGCGAGACGTCTTTTGGACGTCTTTGTTCGGGAGTGGCGTTCTGGTCGTTGGTGGACATGGCGATCTCCTTTTCGAGATAAAGCTTTGCCGCCAACAAGGTTCCAGTGGCCGCCTATGGCGCAACCCTGCACCGCTGACCACACCACTCGGAAAAGCTTGCCGTCCTCCTCAGCGCGGAATGCAAGGCGAAGCGCGCAGCAAGTCGAGCGCTATCCTTCGTTGCAGACACCACCAAGCGTCGACGTTGTCGAAGCGTCTTCTCGATGTATCGACACTGTCGATTTCTGATAAAGGCTTTAAAGTTTCAGAATTTCGGGAATTTTTCAACGCTACAAACTGGTCGGAGTGGAGTGATTCGAACACTCGACCCCCACGTCCCGAACTTTGCTGACCTGTCCACATATGCGGGTAAAACCCCGCAGCTCTGGGCTTTTTGGTGCGGGTTAAGCCGCTTTGGTCTGGGTTGATCTTGCCTATTTCGGGCTGTTTCTCATGGTATCTCCGGGTGCGACTTTCTGGACGTCCTTCATGACATCCTCGACCTCGCCGACGTAGATCGGCTGGCCCCGGCCTTTCTGAAGGTCACTCCGCGTCGGTGCTTCATGTTCCCTTTTTGTTCTCATCGAATAGAAAAGTCAAGTCTGGCGCGCGCCCTCCCAACCTTCACGCAGCACTTTACTAGCGTCGTTCACTAAAGGTAGTAAAGTGCGTTAGTAAACTCGCGCGATTACGGACCCATGGAAAAGCTGCTCGGCAATGCCATCGACTCAATAGAAGTCGGGATGCAGGATTTCTGGAACGGCTCTGACCGCCGACTGGTGTCGGCCGTGCGGAATGTCTACGCGGGCCTATTGCTGCTTGCTAAGGCTGTTCTTTGGAATGAGTCGCCGGGCAATGACGGCTCGCTCGTGTTCATCACGAAAGTCAAAAAGGACGGCACTATCATCAGGACCGGAAAGACGGTCGATGTGAAGGGGATACAGGATCGCTTCGTCGAGATTGGCTTGTCGCCCGATTGGGGACCTCTCGATGCGTTGCAGAGCTACCGAAACGATATCGAACACCTGTTCTCGTCGGCCGACCCAAACGTCGTGAAGGAACAGCTCGGCAGGACACTGCCGTTGATACAGAAATTGATGGGCGAGTACCTGGGCATCGATCCCCGGCGCCAGTTCTCCGATGACTGCTGGCAAGCCCTTTTGGAAACCGAACACTTCTTCAACGAATTGCAAGCGGCCTGCGCCGCGACCTTCGACAACATCGACTGGGAGTCCACGGAAGTTCCGTTTCCGAAGACAGATATGAGCTGCCCCAACTGTGGATCGCACCTCATTTGGCAAGAGCACCCGGACCAGCGCAATGCACAGCACATGCATTTGATATGCAGGAACTGTGGCACGGAGCCGGACCTCGAAGACTGCATTGAGCAGGCGCTGGCAGATAGCACGGCCGCCGCGCGCTATCTCGTGATGACGGATGGCGACCGTGCTCCGATCGAGACTTGTCTTTCGTGCGGCCGTGAGGCGTTCATCGTGGATATCGGCAAGTGCATTCTTTGCGACTTCGAGATCGGTGGAGAGTGCGCCATCTGCGGCGAGCACCTCAGTGTCCAAGACTATAGTCCCGAGTATCCAGACTTCTGCGAGTACCACGCACACGTCATCTCAAAGGACGACTGACCGCTACTTGAACTGGTCGCCGAGGATGCCGATGCATTTCGAATAATTATCGAGCGCCGCGGTGCTGTGTGTTCGCTTTCCGGCGTCATCGGTGCTTGCTACTGTCAAATCTATCGGTAGCTGTATGTCCGTGTTCCCGCCGTTCTGGTTAAATCCAATTGTCAACGTCGTGGACGACATCGCCTCCACCAAGATCGTAAAAGACGGCTGGAAGTTGTAGATCGCGAACCACGCGCCCGGAGACGTCGAGGCCGCGTTCACGAGGCTTCCCAGGTTGTTCGTGTAGTTCTTGCCGATGAGATAAGCCCGTGAGGGTGCCGACGGGATAAGCTTGGCGTCGGTCGACGTCGGATCGAGGACCTCGGCGACGACCTTCACCGTCGCGCCCATTTTTCCGCCGGATGACATGATCGACGCCGACCCCGAGATTTTCAGGAACGCCCCGTCGTTGTAGGTGTAATCCTGCGCGATAGCATCGAAAACGAGTTGGCAGCCCTGGAGCTTGCCATTCGATATCGATGGCAAGCTCTGGACGTCCATGGTGCCCAAAAGAGGACCTAGCGTTTGAACCTGTTCCGGCAAAGGCCGCGCCCCCACGGACGACACCATCGTCAACGCGATCCCCACCGACGCCCACAAGCTCTTCATGATATTCCCACCGTTTGGTCGCTAGAGATCATGCCCGAGTTTTCGCGTCAAGCGAGTGATCTGATCGTCTTCGAAATCTGGGCTGACGATCAAGTTCCCGCAGTCCGCCCTCAGTTCTTCGAGGTTACAAGAGGCAAGCGCAACCAGTCAGGGTCACTCGTAACTTGGCTGTCCGAGTGCAAGCGTCGGCCTGACGGCACCTTGATCGCCCGCCGTGTCATCCTTGACCGCAAGCGATGGTGCGAACTACAAAGCGGGCAGTGGATACCGATAGAGGTCTAGCTCTCAGAAGCCCACGAACTTCGACGGCTCCCGCGCTTCGGCACCGGGAGGTCGTCTAAGTCAACC from Rhizobium tumorigenes harbors:
- a CDS encoding AI-2E family transporter, yielding MLPEDRGDGSKASAVRAAPRWAIIGLFLYGSVFTLSSAKEFLVPIVLAFLLAMVFGPIRRFFDRRGVSSTLTSLVIVAFLFFGFLALIGALAIPVSGWMERAPQIQRDVQSKLSGLSSTFSGIMDAATRLGELTRSHSADVQQVEVRDSSMIANAALFAPAAMAQFIFTLILLLFLLASGDMFYEKLVHVMPTFKDKKRAMRIAHDIERKLSRYLLTITIINGGLGVAVALLLWAVGMPSPIIFGVLAFLLNYVPYLGAFAGILVAMSVALVSFDVPGWALAVGVLYLGLTSIEGQLITPYFIGRSLRLNTVVVFIAVSFWAWLWSAVGMLVAVPLLVAVNTFCEHIDGLKGLGDFLSERHSEKEEAPAG
- a CDS encoding DUF4142 domain-containing protein, with translation MNKIILTAALLMVSTSAFAQSAAESTGVNSLMGNAPKTEDFVTEAATSDMFEIASSKLAVEKADPATKAFAQQMIADHTKTSAEMKAMVDSGKVKAAIPAAMTSSQQGMLDKLNGLQGDEFTKQYHSDQVSAHKDAVDLFKRYGDGGDNADLKTWAATTRPALEHHLMMAQDLNK
- a CDS encoding SDR family NAD(P)-dependent oxidoreductase, giving the protein MELGLKGKNAVITGGSVGIGLAIAEGLAAEGASVILAARGKERVEAEAARIASKYGVSATGIAADVATADGTSSVIRAAAEAGGADILINNAGTGSNETVMEADDEKWQFYFDLHVMAAVRLARGLAPQMREKGGGVILHNASICAVQPLWYEPIYNVTKAALMMFSKTLSTELIPQNIRVNCVNPGLVLTPDWIKTAKQLTADKGGDWQAYLDSVANEHAPIKRFATPQEAADFFVFLCSERASYSVGSTYFVDGGMLKSM